The DNA window GCTTCATGCCCGAAATCGTTGGCAAGGCCGCCGCTCTGGGAAATCATGGAACAGGGTCCGGGCTGCTTGTTGAAGTCGAATCCCGGCAAAACCGTCAGTCCGCCTTTGGGGCAGTGGATGCCAAAGCAATTGGGGCCTACAATCCGCAAGCCCTTGGCCGCGTATTCCTCCAATTGTTTCTGCAGGGCGATTCCTTCCTCGTCCCCCATTTCAGCAAAACCGGAAGTATGCACCTGCACCCCGGCCACGCCGTTTTGCAGGCATTGCTCCAATACTTCGGGAACCGCCTTGGCAGGCACCGAGATGGAGGCCAGATCCACGGGGCCGTCCGCCTGGTCCAGGCTGGGAATGGCCGGAACGCCCAGCACGTCCCCGCCTTTTTCGGATATGGGATAGATCTTCCCCTCATAACCGTATTTCATGATGGAAAGCATGACGAAATTGGCAAAGGAGCCGAACTTGGTTACGCCTCCGTAAAAGGCGATTCCCCGGGGATGGAACATTCGGTCGATTTGTTCGCGCATTTGTTCTTGCATAAGACAGGCCTCCAAAAACATTTAAGTGCAATATGAAGCTATCTTGTCGGACAGGAATCAAAAAAAGGGCTGAATCCGTCGGGCGGCGGCTTAAAATCTGAAAAGCCTATTAGTCATACATCAAATAGGCCATAAGGCCAAGCGCGAGCTTGGCTTGGCGGAAATTAACCATGCGAGGAAAAAGTCGGTCGAATAGATTTCCGTTTAGGTTCCAGGCCGTTAGTCCGTGAATAATATTTGTTCGCGATAAAAGATTATTACCCCTATTTTTATGCAAGCAGGCTGGTTCGACGTTCTCTGGCACACGCCGCAGCAATGAAGACCGGGAAAAGCATAAAGCAACGCTTCCTGTTTCACCAAAAAAGAGGTTCGCCAAATTCTTCGTCCAAAGCCTGAAGGCGCCATCCCTCTTCGTCCTTTTTGGCGAGCAGATAGATTCCGCCAAACGCCCCGCTTATTAAATAGGAGCCGTCTTCCAGGCGCATCAGCTTGCTTGGTTCCCAGTTCCAATGGTACACGGTGTCCTTGTTTTTCAACGGAATCTTCTGCCTTGTGTTCGTAAAGGAAAAATCCTGTATGACCCGGTCTCCAACGAGGCGAAACAGTCCACACGCCCCGGCCAGAACCATTTCTCCATTGGGAAGTATTTTTACGGCAGTAACTGTAAGGCCCTGGTCGGATTCCTCCGATCCAAACAAATTGTTGTCAAACACGGTAGAGTTATTAATGATCGCAATGGAATAGCGCCCGTTTTCAGACCTGCGAAGTAGAGAACATCTGGTTATGCATCCCCCCACGCAAGCCCAAAGATCGCCGTCTTCCGCAACCGCATAGGAGTACGAGTTCTCACAACGCGGCCCGTGCCACCCCACCAATCCCACATCTTTATCAAGGCTGACCAATTTGGGCTTTGGTCCGATTTCCAGGAGCCATAGCCGTTTATTGTTTTCGTGCTTTCCTTCATCCCTGATGTATAGCACGTTCCCATGCAATTCGGGTGGAGGGCCGGGCTTGGGCAGAAGGATGTCTCCTGAATACAGAAGCTCCCATCTTGATTCTTCGAGTTGGTACACTGCCTTGGGATAGACCGCCAGGAGTTTGTCGCCGTGGAAGCCGAGAGAGGGCGGCGGGCCGGCTTGCGGCAGCGGGATGTGGAAACGCGTATTGTCCCTGAGGCCTATAAGAATGGTGCGCCCCTCCGTCACCCCGGTGAACCAGGCTGTCCGGCCAATGGCGACAACCGAGTGCGTTTCAGCAATTTCAGGCGTCAAAACCTTATGAATTTTCCCGGTTGCCGGAGTGAAAAAGTAACCTTCGGTAACAAAATCGTCTTCCGTTCTCCACGCCGAATTTCTAACCGAAATAAAAACGCCGCCTGCATAAGGCGCCAATTGCCGGGCTCGTTCTGAATTGTATACTCTATCCGGCATGCGAATTTTCGTCGCGTCCCGGCTCTCGAGTTGAAGGCCCATCATCATGGAGCGGATCCTTTGTTTAACCGCCTCAACCCGGACTTTTTCCTCTTCCTCCGCCTTTTCCGCCTCCTTCCAGTATGCGGCGTAATGAGCGACATAGTCTTGAATGTCGAAAGTCTTGCCATGGCGCTTGCGCCAGAATGTGTCCAGAATCGTCCCGGACATATCGTCAGGATGCCGAAAACCAAGCTCCACCAAATATTTTTGGAATTCGGAACCGCTCCATAATCCCCAACAATTTCTGATGCCAGTCCCCAAGCCAAAATGAAACTTAATCATGTCGTCTTCCGATTCCATGGCGTCGATCATGGCAAGGGTTTCGGGGGCAAGGCCTTGCTCCAGGATTACATGAGCATCGTCAATGTCTGCCGGCATGCGAGAACAGACCCCGGCCAAGGCCGGCGAAACGCACATAAGTAAAATAATATGAGCGATTAGGAGAAGATAATACCGCGGGCTGCAACTTTTCATAATAGCTCCATAAACGTTTTAATGAATGGATTTGGTACAGACGGGATAGGCAACCAGACTCTCCTGGGCGAAATCAACCGAAACGGGTTCGCCGAAAGGGACGCCCTGGGCGTTCCCGGCCGTACTTTCTGAGACGAGAATTTCAAACCCATGCTTCTTGGCCGCTTCCTCCACGGCATGGGCGATGCTCACCTCCTTGCCCATGACCGAGTAGCCCATGCGCTGGTCGGATCCCATATTCCCCACGACCATTTGGCCGGTGTTAATCCCGATTCTTATCCCGGGGCATGGATATCCGCGCTCCGCCGCCCAGACATGAAACCGCTTCATGGCCTGGATTTGGGCCATGGCCGCTTCGCAGGCCAATTGGGCGCTATGCTTCTCCGTCTCAAAAAGCCCCCAGAAGGCGAAAATTTTGTCCCCTTCAAACCGGTCCACGCATCCTTCCCGGGAATGAATCTCCTCGACGTTCAGCTCACAATACCGGTTCATGAACTCGGACAGGGCATCCAGCGGCAAGATTTCCGCAACCCGGACGTAATCCGCCATATTGGTCACGGATACGGTCAATTCCCGTTCCTGAGCGTCGTATTTGGGCGCTTTCGGCCGTTGGATTTTCTTGATAAAGGGCCACATGGGGTTTTGCCTCTCGGCTTGCGCAACATAATTTCACATCTTTTATTCTGTCACAGGGTTTTATATCATCACTTCAACCTCATAGCAAATGCCAATATTAGGTTGGGAATAGCTTGCAAAATCCAACATCAGTGTG is part of the Desulfatibacillum aliphaticivorans DSM 15576 genome and encodes:
- a CDS encoding DUF6794 domain-containing protein; protein product: MPADIDDAHVILEQGLAPETLAMIDAMESEDDMIKFHFGLGTGIRNCWGLWSGSEFQKYLVELGFRHPDDMSGTILDTFWRKRHGKTFDIQDYVAHYAAYWKEAEKAEEEEKVRVEAVKQRIRSMMMGLQLESRDATKIRMPDRVYNSERARQLAPYAGGVFISVRNSAWRTEDDFVTEGYFFTPATGKIHKVLTPEIAETHSVVAIGRTAWFTGVTEGRTILIGLRDNTRFHIPLPQAGPPPSLGFHGDKLLAVYPKAVYQLEESRWELLYSGDILLPKPGPPPELHGNVLYIRDEGKHENNKRLWLLEIGPKPKLVSLDKDVGLVGWHGPRCENSYSYAVAEDGDLWACVGGCITRCSLLRRSENGRYSIAIINNSTVFDNNLFGSEESDQGLTVTAVKILPNGEMVLAGACGLFRLVGDRVIQDFSFTNTRQKIPLKNKDTVYHWNWEPSKLMRLEDGSYLISGAFGGIYLLAKKDEEGWRLQALDEEFGEPLFW
- a CDS encoding adenylate/guanylate cyclase domain-containing protein, whose translation is MWPFIKKIQRPKAPKYDAQERELTVSVTNMADYVRVAEILPLDALSEFMNRYCELNVEEIHSREGCVDRFEGDKIFAFWGLFETEKHSAQLACEAAMAQIQAMKRFHVWAAERGYPCPGIRIGINTGQMVVGNMGSDQRMGYSVMGKEVSIAHAVEEAAKKHGFEILVSESTAGNAQGVPFGEPVSVDFAQESLVAYPVCTKSIH